The Mycolicibacterium mageritense genome contains a region encoding:
- a CDS encoding alpha,alpha-trehalose-phosphate synthase (UDP-forming), with amino-acid sequence MSPDDGRKAVSGHSDFVVVANRLPIDMERLPDGSTAWKRSPGGLVTALEPLLRKRRGAWIGWAGIPDSPEEPIVEDDLELHPVRLTAQEVADYYEGFSNGTLWPLYHDLIVKPEYHREWWESYVEVNRRFAEATARAAAPNATVWIQDYQLQLVPKMLRMLRPDVTIGFFLHIPFPPVELFMQMPWRTEIVEGLLGADLVGFHLPGGAQNFLVLSRRLVGANATRASVGVRSRFGEVQVGFRTVKVGAFPISIDSTDLDSKARNRAVRQRARQIRAELGNPRKILLGVDRLDYTKGIDVRLRAFSELLEEHRVKRDDTVLVQLATPSRERVESYIAMREDIERQVGHINGEYGEVGHPIVHYLHRPVPRDELIAFFVAADVMLVTPLRDGMNLVAKEYVACRSDLGGALVLSEFTGAAAELRQAYLTNPHDLEGVKDAIEAALGQDPEEGRRRMRALRRQVLAHDVDRWARAFLDALTSTEGSENPS; translated from the coding sequence GTGAGTCCGGACGACGGCCGAAAGGCCGTGTCCGGCCATTCCGACTTCGTCGTGGTGGCCAATCGCCTTCCGATCGACATGGAGCGGTTGCCCGACGGCAGCACGGCGTGGAAGCGGAGCCCCGGCGGTCTCGTGACCGCCTTGGAGCCGCTGCTGCGTAAGCGTCGGGGCGCCTGGATCGGCTGGGCCGGAATCCCGGACAGTCCTGAGGAACCGATCGTCGAAGACGATCTCGAACTGCACCCGGTACGCCTGACGGCCCAAGAGGTCGCCGACTACTACGAGGGCTTCTCGAACGGCACCCTCTGGCCGCTCTATCACGACCTGATCGTCAAACCCGAGTACCACCGGGAATGGTGGGAAAGCTACGTCGAGGTGAACCGCCGGTTCGCCGAGGCGACCGCACGCGCGGCCGCACCCAACGCAACGGTCTGGATCCAGGACTACCAGCTCCAGCTCGTCCCCAAGATGCTGCGCATGCTGCGGCCCGATGTCACCATCGGGTTCTTCCTGCACATCCCGTTCCCGCCCGTCGAACTGTTCATGCAGATGCCGTGGCGCACCGAGATCGTCGAGGGCCTGCTGGGCGCCGACCTCGTCGGCTTCCATCTGCCCGGCGGCGCACAGAACTTTCTGGTGTTGTCGCGGCGGCTGGTCGGCGCCAACGCGACCCGGGCCTCGGTCGGGGTGCGCTCCCGGTTCGGCGAGGTGCAGGTGGGCTTCCGCACCGTCAAGGTCGGCGCGTTCCCCATCTCGATCGACTCGACCGACCTCGACAGCAAGGCCCGAAACCGCGCAGTCCGGCAACGGGCCCGGCAGATCCGCGCCGAGCTCGGAAACCCGCGCAAGATCCTGCTCGGCGTCGACCGGCTCGACTACACCAAGGGCATCGACGTGCGGTTGCGCGCGTTCTCGGAACTGCTCGAGGAACACCGGGTCAAACGCGACGACACCGTTCTGGTGCAGCTCGCGACGCCGAGCCGCGAGCGTGTCGAGAGCTACATCGCGATGCGTGAGGACATCGAACGGCAGGTCGGCCACATCAACGGGGAGTACGGCGAGGTCGGCCACCCGATCGTGCACTACCTGCACCGGCCCGTGCCGCGCGACGAGCTGATCGCGTTCTTCGTCGCCGCCGACGTCATGCTGGTGACACCGCTGCGGGACGGCATGAACCTGGTCGCCAAGGAGTACGTGGCCTGCCGCAGTGATCTGGGCGGTGCGCTCGTGCTCTCCGAATTCACCGGCGCCGCAGCCGAATTGCGCCAGGCGTATCTGACCAATCCGCACGACCTCGAGGGCGTGAAAGACGCGATCGAGGCCGCGCTCGGTCAAGACCCGGAGGAAGGCAGACGCCGGATGCGCGCGCTGCGCCGCCAGGTGCTCGCGCACGACGTCGACCGCTGGGCGCGGGCCTTCCTCGATGCGCTGACCTCGACCGAGGGTTCGGAGAATCCGTCGTAG
- a CDS encoding enoyl-CoA hydratase, with amino-acid sequence MAESEDEPRQIAYETLDEGRIARIWLNRPAAQNAQTRTLLVQLDEAFARAEADDDVRVVILAARGRNFSAGHDLGSEEALAEREPGPGRHPTFAGYGATAAGVAERTYLQEWHFYFENTRRWRDLRKITIAQVQGNAISAGLMLIWACDLIVAADDAKFSDVVGVRMGMPGVEYYAHPWEFGPRKAKELLLTGDSIDADEAYRLGMVSKVFARDELEDKTLEFARRIAERPTMAALLIKDSVNAASDAMGFTEALRHAFHIHELGHAHWAAANENRFPVGLPPDVPDWRTLGAPKPARRDTP; translated from the coding sequence ATGGCCGAATCCGAAGACGAGCCCCGCCAGATCGCTTACGAGACCCTCGATGAGGGCCGCATCGCGCGCATCTGGCTCAACCGGCCTGCCGCGCAGAACGCCCAGACGCGCACGCTGCTGGTGCAATTGGACGAGGCGTTCGCCCGGGCCGAGGCCGACGACGATGTGCGTGTGGTGATCCTCGCGGCGCGCGGCAGGAATTTCTCGGCCGGTCACGACCTCGGTTCGGAAGAGGCGCTCGCCGAACGGGAACCCGGCCCGGGCCGGCACCCGACGTTCGCCGGATACGGCGCAACGGCGGCGGGTGTCGCCGAGCGTACGTATCTGCAGGAGTGGCACTTCTACTTCGAGAACACCAGGCGCTGGCGCGATCTGCGCAAGATCACCATCGCGCAGGTACAGGGCAACGCCATCTCGGCGGGGCTGATGCTGATCTGGGCGTGCGATCTGATCGTCGCGGCCGACGACGCCAAGTTCAGTGACGTGGTCGGAGTGCGCATGGGTATGCCAGGCGTCGAATATTACGCCCATCCTTGGGAATTCGGCCCCCGCAAGGCCAAAGAGCTTTTGCTGACCGGGGATTCGATCGACGCCGACGAGGCGTACCGGCTCGGCATGGTGTCGAAGGTGTTCGCGCGCGACGAGCTCGAGGACAAGACGCTGGAGTTCGCCCGCAGGATCGCCGAGCGGCCGACCATGGCCGCGCTGCTGATCAAGGACTCGGTGAACGCCGCGAGCGACGCTATGGGCTTCACCGAGGCGCTGCGTCACGCGTTCCACATCCACGAACTCGGGCATGCGCACTGGGCCGCGGCCAACGAGAACCGGTTCCCCGTCGGGTTGCCCCCCGACGTTCCGGATTGGCGCACATTGGGCGCACCGAAACCGGCCCGGCGTGATACACCTTGA
- a CDS encoding SDR family oxidoreductase translates to MQLSLADRVYLVTGGGSGIGKGAAAAIVASGGNAMLIGRNADKLSAAADEIAAAGGPGSVRYEPADVTSEDEVSRAVAAATAWHGRLHGVVHSAGGSETIGPITQIDSELWRRTVDLNINGTMYLLKHAGRELVRGGGGSFVGISSIASSNTHRWFGAYGVSKAALDHLLKLAADELGPSWVRVNSIRPGLTRTEMVGPIFEIPAAADDYKACTPLPRFGEVEDIANLAVFLLSDAASWITGQAINVDGGHGLRRGPDISGMLEPMFGADGLRGVVAE, encoded by the coding sequence GTGCAGCTGTCGTTGGCGGACCGTGTGTATCTGGTGACGGGCGGCGGTAGCGGTATCGGCAAGGGTGCCGCGGCCGCCATCGTCGCGTCCGGTGGAAACGCCATGCTCATCGGCCGCAACGCCGACAAGCTCAGCGCCGCGGCCGACGAGATCGCCGCGGCGGGCGGCCCGGGATCCGTGCGCTACGAGCCCGCCGACGTGACCAGTGAGGATGAGGTCAGCCGGGCCGTGGCCGCGGCGACTGCGTGGCACGGCCGGCTGCACGGCGTGGTGCACAGCGCAGGTGGATCGGAGACCATCGGGCCGATCACGCAGATCGACTCCGAGCTGTGGCGCCGCACCGTCGACCTGAACATCAACGGCACCATGTATCTGCTCAAGCACGCGGGCCGCGAGCTCGTGCGCGGCGGCGGCGGATCGTTCGTCGGCATCTCGTCGATCGCGTCGAGCAACACCCACCGCTGGTTCGGCGCATACGGCGTGAGCAAGGCTGCGCTCGACCACCTGCTGAAGCTGGCAGCCGACGAACTCGGCCCGTCCTGGGTGCGCGTCAACAGCATCCGCCCCGGCTTGACCCGTACCGAGATGGTCGGTCCGATCTTCGAGATCCCGGCGGCCGCCGACGACTACAAGGCCTGTACGCCGCTGCCCCGCTTCGGCGAGGTCGAGGACATCGCCAACCTCGCGGTGTTCCTGCTCAGCGACGCCGCGAGCTGGATCACCGGTCAGGCGATCAACGTCGACGGCGGCCACGGGCTACGCCGCGGGCCCGACATCTCGGGCATGCTCGAGCCCATGTTCGGCGCCGACGGGTTACGCGGCGTGGTCGCCGAATAA
- a CDS encoding NAD(P)-dependent oxidoreductase, producing MKIGFIGLGNMGAAMAANLLNAGHEVTAYNRSPDKVAALAAKGARPATSVAEACRGDVVITMLANDEAVQAVTFGADGVLAALPAGAVHVSSSTISVDLAERLTQAHAEAGQGFVSAPVFGRPEAAAAAKLFVVAAGAQAAVDAVTPVFDAVGQRTFVLGVEPKAANLVKISGNFLIASVIESVGEAMALVGKAGVDKQQYLDLLTSTLFDAPVYRTYGGLLARDQFTPAGFAATLGLKDVKLALSAGEALQVPLPVASLLRDRFLTLLATGGGELDWSAVGALSAWEAGADHPA from the coding sequence ATGAAGATCGGATTCATCGGCCTGGGCAACATGGGCGCGGCGATGGCCGCCAATCTGCTCAACGCAGGTCACGAGGTCACTGCCTACAACCGGTCCCCTGACAAGGTGGCCGCACTCGCGGCCAAGGGGGCGCGACCGGCAACGTCGGTGGCCGAGGCGTGCCGCGGCGACGTGGTGATCACGATGCTGGCCAACGACGAGGCCGTGCAAGCCGTGACGTTCGGAGCCGACGGCGTACTGGCCGCACTGCCCGCGGGTGCCGTCCACGTCTCGTCGTCGACCATCAGTGTCGACCTGGCCGAACGCCTCACCCAGGCCCACGCCGAGGCCGGCCAGGGATTCGTCAGCGCACCGGTGTTCGGACGGCCCGAGGCCGCTGCCGCCGCCAAACTCTTCGTCGTCGCGGCGGGCGCGCAAGCCGCGGTCGACGCCGTGACGCCGGTGTTCGACGCCGTCGGACAGCGCACCTTCGTCCTCGGTGTCGAGCCCAAGGCTGCCAACCTGGTGAAGATCAGCGGCAATTTCCTGATCGCCTCGGTGATCGAATCGGTCGGCGAGGCAATGGCTTTGGTCGGCAAGGCCGGTGTCGACAAACAGCAGTACCTGGACCTGTTGACGTCGACGCTGTTCGACGCTCCGGTGTACCGGACCTACGGCGGTCTGCTGGCCCGCGATCAGTTCACCCCGGCCGGTTTTGCCGCGACGCTCGGCCTCAAGGACGTCAAGCTCGCGCTGAGCGCGGGCGAGGCACTGCAGGTGCCGCTACCGGTGGCCAGCCTGCTGCGCGACCGGTTCCTGACCCTGCTGGCCACCGGAGGCGGTGAACTGGACTGGTCGGCGGTCGGGGCGCTCAGCGCGTGGGAGGCCGGCGCGGATCACCCGGCCTGA
- a CDS encoding YdeI/OmpD-associated family protein, whose amino-acid sequence MKFSTVMFQDGNNTGIEVPAGVVEALAAGKRPAVVVDVNGYRYRSTVAPMGGKFLIPFSAERRKESGIGGGDAIDVELTVDTEPRTVVVPDDLRAAIDGSPGAAANWERLSYSRQKAHVTAVEGAKAAETRARRIAKVIAELAV is encoded by the coding sequence ATGAAGTTCTCGACAGTGATGTTCCAGGACGGCAACAACACCGGGATCGAAGTGCCTGCCGGCGTCGTCGAGGCGCTCGCCGCGGGCAAGCGCCCGGCCGTGGTGGTCGACGTGAACGGCTACCGGTACCGATCGACGGTAGCCCCGATGGGCGGCAAGTTCCTGATCCCGTTCAGCGCCGAGCGGCGCAAGGAGTCTGGCATCGGTGGTGGCGACGCGATCGACGTCGAGCTGACCGTCGACACCGAACCGCGCACCGTTGTCGTGCCCGACGATCTCCGGGCGGCCATCGACGGGTCACCGGGTGCCGCGGCGAACTGGGAACGGTTGTCCTACAGCAGGCAGAAGGCGCACGTGACAGCGGTGGAAGGGGCCAAGGCCGCAGAGACCCGGGCCCGCCGCATCGCGAAAGTCATTGCTGAGCTAGCGGTTTGA
- a CDS encoding (2Fe-2S)-binding protein, which yields MHELPVVISVNGRACQGIVEPRMTLADFLREICGLTGTHLGCEHGACGACTVLLDGQAVRSCLMFAVQADGQEVTTVEGIAGPDGQLSPVQAALKECHGLQCGFCTPGFVTSITALLRDNPTPTDAEIREGLSGNFCRCTGYQGIVNAVHRACENELKPLAQQ from the coding sequence ATGCATGAACTGCCGGTTGTGATTTCGGTCAACGGGCGGGCCTGTCAGGGCATCGTCGAACCACGGATGACGCTGGCCGACTTCCTGCGGGAGATCTGCGGACTCACCGGAACCCACCTGGGCTGTGAGCACGGCGCCTGTGGGGCGTGCACGGTGCTGCTGGATGGTCAGGCGGTGCGGTCCTGCCTGATGTTCGCCGTTCAGGCCGACGGCCAGGAAGTCACCACCGTCGAGGGCATCGCAGGCCCCGACGGACAGTTGTCACCGGTGCAGGCCGCGTTGAAGGAATGTCACGGGCTGCAATGCGGCTTCTGCACGCCGGGATTCGTCACGTCGATCACCGCACTGTTGCGAGACAACCCCACGCCAACCGACGCCGAGATCCGCGAAGGCCTGTCCGGCAACTTCTGCCGCTGCACGGGCTACCAGGGCATCGTCAACGCGGTGCATCGCGCATGTGAAAACGAGCTCAAACCGCTAGCTCAGCAATGA
- a CDS encoding FAD binding domain-containing protein, translated as MKAAAFAYHRPADVAEAVRLLGEYGDDAKILAGGQSLVPMLAMRLTHFDNLVDISRLTELNDIDRRGDEVRIGSATPHALVGMDDEVAESVPLLTLATPHIGHFQIRTRGTLGGAIAHADPAAEYAAVALALDATIEATSPRGTREIPAGEFFTGLWETSLASDEILTAVRFPVWPGRCGFAVQEFARRHGDFAIAGAVVGIQLDYDNRVSRCGIGLLGLGSTAKRAAAAEAAVLGSPIGSITDEEIGRLAMSELTDVPTDLQGSAAYRTRVGAAMVARAWKQASMEACNA; from the coding sequence GTGAAAGCCGCCGCGTTCGCCTACCACCGGCCCGCCGACGTCGCCGAGGCCGTGCGGCTGCTCGGCGAATACGGCGATGACGCAAAGATCCTGGCGGGCGGTCAGAGCCTGGTGCCGATGCTGGCCATGCGGCTCACGCATTTCGACAACCTGGTCGACATATCGCGGTTGACCGAACTCAACGACATCGATCGCCGGGGAGACGAGGTCCGGATCGGTTCGGCCACGCCGCACGCACTGGTCGGCATGGACGACGAAGTGGCCGAGTCGGTCCCACTGCTGACCCTGGCCACGCCCCACATCGGGCACTTCCAGATCCGCACCCGCGGAACCCTCGGCGGCGCGATCGCCCACGCCGATCCCGCGGCCGAGTACGCCGCCGTCGCGCTCGCACTCGACGCGACCATCGAGGCCACGTCCCCACGCGGCACGCGGGAGATCCCGGCCGGTGAATTCTTCACGGGCCTGTGGGAGACGTCGCTGGCCTCCGACGAGATCCTCACGGCAGTGCGGTTCCCGGTGTGGCCGGGGCGCTGCGGATTCGCGGTGCAGGAGTTCGCCCGCAGGCACGGCGATTTCGCGATCGCGGGCGCAGTCGTCGGGATTCAGCTCGACTACGACAACCGGGTTTCGCGGTGCGGGATAGGGTTGCTCGGGCTCGGCTCCACCGCGAAACGGGCCGCCGCGGCCGAGGCCGCCGTGCTCGGCTCCCCGATCGGCAGCATCACCGATGAGGAGATCGGCCGGCTGGCGATGTCCGAGCTCACCGACGTGCCCACCGACCTGCAGGGGTCGGCGGCCTACCGCACGCGTGTCGGCGCCGCGATGGTGGCCCGGGCCTGGAAGCAAGCGAGCATGGAGGCGTGCAATGCATGA
- a CDS encoding SRPBCC family protein produces the protein MELNNEFRVAVPAAKTWEVLTDVERVAPCLPGATLLSVDGDDFTGAVKVKVGPITVAYQGNATFQEKDPAAQRVVLKANGKETRGNGSASAVVTAQLKEEAAGSTLVVVTTDLAISGKAAQFGRGVLADVAGSLIDQFAERLEGELRGGPSDETASATTAPAESQPGAPINALALAKVMAVPMAKRFAPVIGAVAAAGVAGFLLGRAGRKRTELSSDDLHAALLRLVS, from the coding sequence GTGGAGCTCAACAACGAATTCCGGGTCGCGGTACCGGCGGCGAAAACCTGGGAGGTGCTGACCGACGTCGAACGCGTGGCGCCGTGCCTGCCCGGCGCCACGCTGCTGAGCGTCGACGGCGACGACTTCACCGGCGCGGTCAAGGTCAAAGTCGGCCCCATCACGGTGGCCTACCAGGGCAATGCGACCTTCCAGGAGAAGGATCCGGCCGCGCAACGGGTGGTGCTCAAAGCCAACGGCAAGGAGACCCGCGGCAACGGCAGCGCGTCGGCCGTCGTTACTGCGCAACTCAAGGAAGAAGCCGCCGGCAGCACCCTGGTGGTGGTCACCACCGATCTGGCGATCTCGGGCAAGGCCGCGCAGTTCGGCCGCGGCGTGCTCGCCGACGTCGCGGGCAGCCTGATCGACCAGTTCGCCGAGCGCCTCGAGGGCGAGTTGCGCGGTGGACCGTCGGATGAAACAGCGTCCGCCACAACAGCTCCCGCCGAGTCTCAACCGGGCGCCCCGATCAACGCACTCGCCCTGGCCAAGGTCATGGCGGTACCGATGGCCAAGCGGTTCGCGCCGGTGATCGGCGCGGTCGCCGCCGCGGGCGTGGCCGGGTTCCTGCTCGGCCGGGCCGGTCGCAAACGCACCGAGCTGTCGTCGGACGATCTGCACGCGGCCCTGCTTCGGCTGGTGTCGTGA
- a CDS encoding xanthine dehydrogenase family protein molybdopterin-binding subunit — protein MVSASPGTVATRYAGRRVERVEDTRLLTGRGSFVDDIVRPGMLHACFVRSPYARATINGVDTTAATALPGVHAVLTAADLNHEVKEAWHAVAGKDMPDTPRPPLAEGEVKFVGDPVALVIAESRYVAEDAVDLVEVDYQPLPAVADFRRALTSDVSVHSAYPDNNAGGMGGAPPDEETFDSAAHVVKEHIYQQMYVPVPMETRGMVTEWANGELTIWASTQTPHELRAFAARLLGIPAQHVRVIMRDTGGGFGQKVVPMREDMCIMLAARKVPASLKWIEDRRENLMSAGQSRHVDGDVRMAFDENGAILAADIDFIQDVGAYPTPYPVLTTAAIGMFFPGPYRVPKASFNYKTLFSNTAGLHAYRGPWQYETLSREILLDIAARKMGMDPVELRRRNLLRRDEMPYFNPNGMPYDHVAPIETFEQAVKILDHEGFRKEQAEALAHGRYLGLGFSAYIEPTGAATGHLASEGCTIRMEPTGKINVYVNGGSTGNSLETTVIQLTADTLGADIDDVATIQGDTAVTPYGAGTQGSRSAPMTAGAVNEAGAILRNQLLAMAAAHLGVDAEQIELAGSKATVRDDPDKNVTFAALAYRAHYEPQQLPPGVSASLEATARFTAPPTAPIHWANATHACTCEVDLETGRVDITRYIVSEDVGPMINPNVVEGQIAGGTVQGIGGALLEQLSYDDAGNPLASTFVDYLLPTATDVPTIEYGHVEIPGPGVGGYKGAGEGGAIGSAPAVINAINDALAPLGVTLTTLPASPAAIVAALERSERKDH, from the coding sequence ATGGTGTCAGCCTCACCGGGAACCGTGGCCACGCGCTACGCCGGCAGGCGGGTCGAACGAGTCGAGGACACCCGGCTGCTCACCGGCCGCGGCAGCTTCGTCGACGACATCGTCCGGCCCGGCATGCTGCACGCCTGTTTCGTGCGCAGCCCTTATGCGCGGGCCACGATCAACGGCGTCGACACCACCGCGGCGACAGCACTTCCGGGTGTGCACGCGGTGCTCACGGCCGCGGATCTCAACCACGAGGTCAAGGAGGCCTGGCATGCCGTCGCGGGCAAGGACATGCCGGACACCCCTCGCCCGCCGTTGGCCGAAGGTGAGGTGAAGTTCGTCGGCGATCCCGTCGCGCTCGTGATCGCCGAGAGCCGGTACGTCGCCGAAGACGCCGTCGATCTGGTCGAAGTCGACTACCAGCCGCTGCCTGCCGTCGCCGATTTCCGTCGGGCGCTCACGTCCGACGTCAGCGTCCACTCCGCGTACCCTGACAACAACGCGGGCGGTATGGGCGGGGCACCGCCCGACGAGGAGACCTTCGACTCCGCGGCACATGTGGTCAAAGAACACATCTACCAACAGATGTACGTGCCGGTCCCGATGGAGACCCGCGGCATGGTGACCGAGTGGGCCAACGGTGAACTGACCATCTGGGCGTCCACCCAGACCCCGCACGAACTGCGCGCGTTCGCCGCGCGACTGCTGGGCATACCCGCCCAGCACGTCCGGGTGATCATGCGCGACACGGGCGGTGGCTTCGGGCAGAAGGTCGTCCCGATGCGCGAGGACATGTGCATCATGCTGGCCGCGCGCAAAGTACCGGCGTCGCTGAAGTGGATCGAGGACCGGCGCGAAAACCTGATGTCGGCGGGGCAATCCCGCCACGTCGACGGCGACGTCCGGATGGCGTTCGACGAGAACGGCGCGATCCTGGCCGCCGACATCGACTTCATCCAGGACGTCGGTGCCTACCCGACTCCGTACCCGGTGCTGACGACCGCGGCGATCGGCATGTTCTTCCCGGGCCCGTATCGGGTTCCGAAAGCCAGCTTCAACTACAAGACGCTGTTCTCCAACACCGCGGGCCTGCACGCCTACCGCGGGCCCTGGCAGTACGAAACCCTCTCGCGGGAAATCCTTCTCGACATCGCGGCCCGGAAGATGGGCATGGACCCGGTCGAGCTGCGCCGCAGGAACCTGCTGCGTCGCGACGAGATGCCGTACTTCAACCCCAACGGCATGCCGTACGACCACGTCGCGCCGATCGAGACGTTCGAACAGGCCGTGAAGATCCTCGATCACGAGGGCTTCCGCAAGGAACAGGCCGAAGCGCTCGCGCACGGTCGTTACCTCGGGCTCGGTTTCTCGGCCTACATCGAACCGACCGGCGCGGCCACCGGCCACCTGGCCTCCGAAGGCTGCACCATCCGGATGGAACCGACCGGAAAGATCAACGTCTACGTCAACGGCGGATCCACGGGAAACAGCCTGGAGACCACCGTCATTCAACTCACGGCCGACACACTCGGCGCCGACATCGACGACGTCGCGACCATCCAGGGCGATACCGCCGTGACACCGTACGGCGCCGGCACGCAGGGCAGCCGCAGCGCACCGATGACCGCGGGCGCGGTCAACGAGGCCGGCGCGATCCTGCGCAACCAACTCCTCGCGATGGCCGCGGCGCACCTCGGTGTCGATGCGGAGCAGATCGAGCTCGCTGGATCGAAGGCGACGGTGCGCGACGATCCCGACAAGAACGTGACGTTCGCGGCCCTCGCCTACCGTGCGCACTACGAACCGCAGCAGCTGCCGCCGGGCGTATCGGCCAGTCTGGAGGCCACCGCCCGGTTCACCGCGCCGCCGACCGCGCCCATCCACTGGGCCAACGCCACGCACGCCTGCACGTGCGAGGTCGACCTGGAAACGGGCCGGGTCGACATCACCCGCTACATCGTCAGCGAAGACGTCGGCCCGATGATCAACCCCAACGTCGTGGAGGGCCAGATCGCCGGCGGCACCGTACAGGGCATCGGCGGCGCCCTGCTGGAGCAGCTATCCTACGACGACGCCGGAAACCCGCTCGCCTCAACGTTTGTCGACTACCTGTTGCCGACGGCCACCGACGTCCCGACGATCGAGTACGGCCACGTCGAGATCCCCGGACCCGGCGTCGGCGGGTACAAGGGTGCGGGCGAGGGCGGCGCCATCGGATCGGCCCCCGCGGTCATCAACGCGATCAACGACGCACTTGCCCCGCTCGGGGTCACCCTCACCACGCTGCCCGCGAGCCCCGCCGCCATCGTCGCGGCACTCGAACGATCCGAACGGAAGGACCACTAG
- a CDS encoding M15 family metallopeptidase — translation MPKAAATPAAAAGLVDVRTVVSDAVVDLRYATPDNFVGFPLYPADARCLVHESLAPGLAAAAAALRPDVLVFWDCYRPHDVQVRMFQAVPNPNWVAKPGAYARSHEAGRSVDVTIAGADMGTGFDDFSPRSLAYATEGVSPSAQRNRARLRDAMQTGGLTVYAGEWWHFDGPGAGDPRPILDVPVN, via the coding sequence ATGCCGAAGGCGGCGGCCACGCCGGCAGCGGCAGCCGGACTGGTCGACGTGCGCACCGTCGTCAGCGACGCGGTCGTCGACCTGCGCTACGCCACGCCCGACAATTTCGTGGGATTCCCGCTCTATCCCGCCGACGCCCGCTGCCTGGTTCACGAGTCCCTGGCGCCAGGGCTGGCCGCGGCCGCCGCCGCGTTGCGACCCGATGTGCTGGTCTTCTGGGACTGCTATCGCCCCCACGATGTGCAGGTGCGGATGTTTCAGGCCGTGCCCAACCCGAACTGGGTCGCCAAACCTGGCGCATATGCCCGCAGCCACGAGGCGGGCCGATCGGTCGACGTCACCATTGCCGGCGCCGACATGGGTACGGGGTTCGACGATTTCTCGCCGCGAAGCCTCGCGTACGCCACCGAAGGCGTCAGTCCGTCGGCGCAGCGCAACCGCGCACGGTTGCGTGATGCAATGCAGACCGGTGGGCTGACGGTGTATGCGGGGGAGTGGTGGCACTTCGACGGGCCCGGTGCGGGCGACCCGCGCCCGATTCTCGACGTGCCGGTCAACTAG